From the genome of Adhaeribacter pallidiroseus:
TTTGCAACACAAAATTGTTTAAATCGTAGCGGCTGCTGCCGGTATAACTGGCGGTACCCCGGCCAAAATTATACTGGTAAATGGCTTCCAGATTATTAGAAATCCGGTAATGTATTGCCCCGTTCAGTTTCAGGCTGTATACATTATAGTTCATCAAATCTTTTTCTTCGTAACCGGTGCGCGATACCAACCCGATACCCGGTAAGGGTTTCGATACTTCGTCGCCGTAAATATTTAAAGCATCCCGACCCGGATTATTCGGGCCGCGCTGCGCGGCGGCAGTTTGGGAACTCACATCGGTAAAATTGTTGGCGTACCAATCCACCCCCGATAAATAAGAAGCGTTTATTTTAAAAGCGAGCCGGTTATTAAAGGCTTTGGCGTATCGGGCGGCAAAATCGTACAAACCTTTGGGCTGCACCCCGTTTTCGGCTATGTGGTTAATCCCGGTTTTGGCCTGCACGGTTAAGCCCTGGTACGTAAAAGGATCTTTGGTATGCATCGACAAAACTCCGTTAAAGGCCACGGGGCCGTACAAAGCCGAAGCCGCGCCGGGTATTATTTCCACGCTTTCTACATCAATATCGGAGGCACCGAACTGGTTGCCCACCGAAAAATTAAGGCCGGGAGTTTGGTTATCTACCCCGTCTATTAACTGCAAAAACCGGGAATTGCCGGTATCGTTGAACCCGCGGGTATTTATTTGTTTGTAGGTTATGCTGCTGGTTACGGCATCAATGCCTTTTAAGTGTTGCAGGCCGTCGTAAAAAGTAAAGGATGGATTTTCCTGAATAGCCTGGGTAGTCATTTTCTCGATGCTCACCGGCGATTCCAATATGCCCTCGTTTACCCGGCGGGCCGCAAAAACCATTTCGTTGAGCTGCACCGTTTGGGGTTGCAAAGCAATAGATACTTCCTGGCCAGTAGTGGTAACCGCAATTTCCTGCCGCTCAAAACCCACCGATGATACCACCAGGTTAAAAGGCAGCTTTAATTTAGGGACTGTTAATTTAAATAGTCCCTCGCGGTTGGTAATGGTACCGATCAAATTATCTTTTACAGTAATACTTACTCCCCGCAAGGGTTCTTTGGTAGCGGCGTCGGTGATGGTGCCGCTTAGTTGGGTTTCCTGGGCAAATACGGTGAGGGAGAAAAAGGAAAATAATAGTAGTAGGATTGCTTTCATTTTAAATGATTTTTTAAATATTTTATTTTTTGAGGTGATCATAGCCTTGGGGCAAACGGGTATATCCGTGGTCCACGAGGCGTTGAGCCAGTTGATCATAGTATTGGGGTTGGGCCGGCAGCGCGGTAGCTAAACCATCGACGTAGCGGTTGTAAAGGCAAAACAAAGCGGCGATTAACACGGTATCATGAATTTCCAGGTCGGTAGCGCCGGCTGCTTTGGCTTGGGCTATAATTTCGGGAGTTACCAACTGGCCACTTTGCCGCACTAAATCCGCGATGGTAAGCAGCACCTTCATTTTAAAACTCAGCGGGGCGGTGGCGACGTCTTCTTTTACCTGCTGAGCTAGTTGCGGGTCGCCGAGCAGCAAATCGGCGGCAGCGGTGTGCGCCGTGGTGCAAAAGGTACATTCATTGCCCGACGAAACAACGGTGGCAATTAATTCGCGTTCGGCCTCGGTTAGCGTAGACGGTCCCCGGAGTAATAACTGGGTTAAATGGCGGATGGGTTCGGCGGAATCCTGCCGGTATTCGAGCAAGCCGGTAATACCCGGCAAATGCGGTTCTAAAGGAATATAGGGCATAAAATAAGCTAAAAAGAATGAAACAGATAGCTGCAGCATAAAACAGCAGTGTTTTGCGGCAAGCAAACAGATGCGAATAGACGGGTTGGGCCACGTTACTCTAACCAGCCGACATTTACAGCCCCGGATAGAATAAACCTGCCTTTACCACCCCAAAGGAGCCTATATGATTTATTTACGACACCGGGAAGTGCAGCAACATATAGCTCTTTCAGAAACTCCGAAAGATTATTCGCAAATCTAAAAATGAAGAATTAACAAGCTATTTCCGGAGGCTCACCGGGTACATCAAACGCTTTGGAAACTGGCGAATGGGAAGGTTGGGTAATATAAATGACCGCTAGTTGAACGGGCGGAGCAAAATGATAATCCAGAATCTTAAAATCGTATTCGCTGTAGAGGCCGCTTTTTTTAGTAGTACCAGCCTGGTTTTTCTTGCTTTGGGGTAAGTCGTTTACGTGTTTGGTATAGGCATTTCGCGCTTTATCCAGGCGCTGCGTTTCCGGGTTGGGCAAACATTGCAGGAAAATAGTATCTCGTTCAATTTTCCGTTTTACGTAGGTATACAATACCCCTTTTATTTCTACCTGACCATCCACCCGTTCATAATCAGGCTTATCAATAATGTAAGGTAAAGAAATGGGGATTTTAAACTGAATCAGTTCACTTTCCTGGTATTGGTTTAAATCCAATTGCGCTACCAGGTTGGTATCGGTGCGGTAAATAAAATATTGAAACAAGAGGGAATAACCAACTATGTTAAATAGATGAATTGCGAGTAAATGAAGGGCAAACAATCGTCTCACTAACGCTACCAAGAGTGGTTATCTAATCCTGCCTAAATCTAATATTTTTCGGATAATATTGTAATATTTTTATTTAATTATTTTCTATTTTAATACGTAGGTTATTTGGGCAAGGTAACACATTGAACATTTTAAGCCTGAATAGTATCAATATTTAAAAAAAGTCAGCTCCAATGCCTGTTTGCATCCATCCTTTAATTTATCAGCAACGACTTTCCTTGTTATATTTTGCACAATTAATCGTCCGTAAGGTTAAATACTACACCATGACCTCACGCCAAAGTTTTATTCAACAGGCTACTATGGCCACAGCCGGTCTGCTAGCACCCCGATTAACGTTCCCCACTTTAGCAAGTCCCTAGGACAAGCCATTCCGGCAATTACGCCAGGCTATGGCTACGCGTTCCCATCTCTTGAAAATTCTTGGATTGGCTGCCGTTTTGAGCGATTACGTCCGGTTTCATGCCGTCAATTTATTACCCGCGACAATAAACACAAAGGTATTCTGGAAAAGTTTGAAAACTTACTGACTCAATATTATTAAATGGACCAACCCTTAACCATTGGTTTACCCTCAGTAAGCTACTGCACCGGAGAGTTAAACTTATCAGCTAATTATTTTAGTGACCTAATTAAAAAAAACGGGTACTACCGCCCAAGAATACATGCAACTAAGAGTAAGAAATATAGCAAAAGAAAGAATATTTGAGCAAAGCAAATCCGTTAGCCAAATTGCCTACGCATTAGGTTTTTAGTATCCCCAGCATTTTACCCGGTTGTTTAAGCAGCGCGTTGGGCACTTCCCAAATGAATACCGCGCTATTATTTAAATGAGTTTATTTAATTAACAGCGCATAAGCAATCTTTGAAGCCGTAAACACAACTTGTATTGCGTGGTACCTGCTAGAAAAATCATAATTTATATCCGATTTAGGAGTTTTTGTCAGGTAAACCGTTATTTAGTAGAAGATAAGGAAAATGGTTTATCTTGTGGTTGTGTGCCCCGGTTTACAGCTGGCGCATTGCCCATTTCTAAATGCAAGGTGCCGCCGTTTATAATATCCTGATGGCGGATAAAATTAGCGGTGTATGGTTTGCCGTTTAAGCTAGCCGCTTGTATATACACCTTTTCTGGGCTATTATTCCGGGCCACAATGGTAAACTGTTTGTTGTTTTCTAAAGTTATCACAATTTTTTGAAAAACCGGGCTGCCTAATACGTACTCGTCCGTACCCGGGCAAACACTGTAAAAGCCTAAGGCACTCAGCACATACCACGAAGAAGTTTGCCCTTGGTCTTCATCGCCCGGGTAACCATTTTCGGTAGCATTATACAACTTACTCATTATGGTGCGGGTTAGTTTTTGCGATTTCCAGGGCTGGCCGGCGTAGTTGTACAAATAAGGCATGTGCTGAATCGGTTGGTTGCCGTGGGCATATTGGCCCATATCGGCCATTACCATTTCCGTCATTTCATGAATCATGCCGCCGTAGGTACCCACTTTTACCTTATTAGGCTGGGTTAAAACCGAATCCAGTTTAGCCGTGAAATTATTTTCGCCTCCCATTAAATTTATCAACCCTTGCACATCCTGAAAAACCGACCATTGGTAATGCCAGGCGTTACCTTCTGTGAAAGGTCCTCCCCACTCTATTGGGTCAAAATTTGGTACCCAGGTGCCATCGGAGCGCCGGCCCCGCATAAATCCACGCGCCGCATCGTATACGTGACGGTAGTTATACATTTGCTTGGCAAATAATTGCTCATAAAAAGAGTTTTGGGTTAGCTTGGCCAATTGGTACCCGCAGAAATCGTCGTAGGCGTATTCCAGGGTTTTGGCAGTGGCTTCGCGGTAATTCGGGTAAGGCACAAATCCCAGGGTAAAATATTCTTTCCAGCCTTCGCGGCCATTAGCCGGACCCCAAGGTCCTTTGTTCGTAACTTCGTGGAGATAAGCAGCTAACGCTTTTTGCGGATCAAAGGTGCGGATCCCTTTTACCCAAGCATCGGCCAGCAGCGAAATAGCGTGATTGCCAATCATACTCCCGGCTTCCCCCGGAAACGACCAGGATGGCAGCCAACCGCATTGCTCCTGGGCATCTAACAAAGCGCTAACGTAACGGCCTTGCATGGTGGGGTGTAAAAGCGTGTTTAA
Proteins encoded in this window:
- a CDS encoding GH92 family glycosyl hydrolase, which produces MNTLLKKHFLILYLIFNSYSLSAAKLPDLVHYVNTLQGTNSKHELTRGNTYPTTALPFAMHTWTPQTGRNGDGWKYQFFADSIRGFQQAHQCSSWTNDYAVFSLMPVTGQLTVSQFKRAATFNHQNEIAKPHYYKVTLDNKITTELAPTERGVHARFSFPRSKASYVVLDGYTGASSITIFPKERKIVGYVHNGRGLQKNFKNFFVIIFDKPFVAQGTWENRQNAILPGNLTAQGTGMGAYIQFKAGESVQAKVASSYISPEQAELNLQQELGAFKRLEDTKAAAAKIWNKHLNRIYVEGGTEAEKATFYSCFFRASLFSRQFFEIDPAGKPYYFSPYDGQIHQGYLYTDTGFWDTFRAQFPLNTLLHPTMQGRYVSALLDAQEQCGWLPSWSFPGEAGSMIGNHAISLLADAWVKGIRTFDPQKALAAYLHEVTNKGPWGPANGREGWKEYFTLGFVPYPNYREATAKTLEYAYDDFCGYQLAKLTQNSFYEQLFAKQMYNYRHVYDAARGFMRGRRSDGTWVPNFDPIEWGGPFTEGNAWHYQWSVFQDVQGLINLMGGENNFTAKLDSVLTQPNKVKVGTYGGMIHEMTEMVMADMGQYAHGNQPIQHMPYLYNYAGQPWKSQKLTRTIMSKLYNATENGYPGDEDQGQTSSWYVLSALGFYSVCPGTDEYVLGSPVFQKIVITLENNKQFTIVARNNSPEKVYIQAASLNGKPYTANFIRHQDIINGGTLHLEMGNAPAVNRGTQPQDKPFSLSSTK
- a CDS encoding carboxymuconolactone decarboxylase family protein, producing the protein MLQLSVSFFLAYFMPYIPLEPHLPGITGLLEYRQDSAEPIRHLTQLLLRGPSTLTEAERELIATVVSSGNECTFCTTAHTAAADLLLGDPQLAQQVKEDVATAPLSFKMKVLLTIADLVRQSGQLVTPEIIAQAKAAGATDLEIHDTVLIAALFCLYNRYVDGLATALPAQPQYYDQLAQRLVDHGYTRLPQGYDHLKK